The DNA window CCTTAGCTGTGCAGCCTCTTCAAACTCAAGATTGGCAGCGGCTTCCAGCATTTGCTTTTCAAGTTGTTTTTTATAGTCCTTAGCGCTCATTCCCTCAGGGATTTTTGATTGCATTCGGCGTGAAACTGTTGCGTAGTCTTTTTCATAAACACTTTGCAAAATATCTTTGATGGATTTGCAAATGGTTTCTGGAGTGATGCCGTGGGCAGTATTGTAGGCTTGCTGTTTTTCACGGCGGCGCTGGGTTTCTTCCAGCGATTTCTGTATTGATTGCGTGATGGTGTCTGCATAAAGAATGGCGCGACCTTCGACATTACGAGCGGCCCTGCCAATGGTTTGAATGAGGGAGGTTTTAGAACGTAGGAACCCTTCCTTGTCTGCATCCAGGATGGCCACCAAAGAACATTCAGGGATATCAAGACCTTCACGCAGTAGGTTGATGCCCACCAACACATCGTACGTCCCACGGCGCAAGTCTCTGATAATCTTAATGCGTTCCAGTGTGTGAACGTCAGAATGAATGTATTGGACTTTGAGTCCAGCTTCTTGCAAGTATTCCGTTAACGCCTCCGCCATGCGCTTGGTCAGAGTTGTGACCAAAACCCTTTGGTTTTTTTTTGCGCACTGGAGACATTCGTCAATCAAATCGTCAACTTGGTGTTTGGTTGGGCGCACAATGCAAACAGGATCTATTAATCCTGTAGGGCGGATTACTTGTTCAATAAAATCTCCAGATGTTTTTTCGAGCTCCCAGGGACCTGGGGTTGCAGAAACAAAGAGGGTATGTGGTCGCATTTGTTCCCACTCTTCAAACTTGAGAGGACGATTGTCCGCACAAGAGGGCAGGCGAAACCCATATTCGGCAAGGGTGGATTTTCGCGCTGCGTCTCCTTTGTACATGGCTCCAAGCTGTGGGACAGCGACGTGGCTTTCATCAACAATAAGAAGTGCGTCCTTTGGTAGATATTCAAAAAGCGTTGGTGGTGCTTCTCCTGGAGCGCGTCCTGTCAAGTAGCGCGAGTAATTTTCAATGCCTGGGCATGCACCGGTAGCTTGAATCATTTCTAAATCAAAAGTAATACGTTGTTGCAACCGTTGAGCCTCAAGAAGACGATTTTGCGTCACAAGCTCATCCAAACGTAGCTTTAGTTCTGCTCGAATTTGTTTAATTGCCTGTTGCAAGGTTGGATGTGGCGTGACGTAGTGACTATTGGCGAATACCTTGATTTCATTAAGATCTCCTGTTTTTTTCCCTGTAAGCGGATCAATTTCTTGAATGCTTTCCAGCTCGTTGCCAAAAAAGGAGAGACGCCAAGCCCTATCTTCGTAGTGGGATGGAAAGAGATCAAGCGTGTCTCCTCGCAATCGAAAGGTACCGCGGTGAAAATCAATATCGTTGCGGGTGTACTGGAGAGTTACCAACTGTTTTGTAAGATGTCCTGGATCCAGGGTTTGTTCAGCCCGCAGTGGAATAACCATTTCTGCGTAGTTTTCAAGCGATCCAATCCCATAAATGCAGGACACACTGGCTATGATAATGACGTCAGAGCGTTCCAGGAGAGCGCGTGTTGCCGAATGGCGCATTCGATCAATTTGCTCGTTAATTGAAGCTTCCTTTTCGATAAACGTATCGGTTCGAGGGACATAAGCCTCTGGTTGATAATAGTCATAATAGGACACGAAGTATTCGACGGCATTGTCTGGAAAAAATTCCTTCATCTCTCCATAGAGCTGTGCAGCAAGCGTTTTGTTAGGAGCAAGAATAAGCGTGGGACGTTTTGTTTGCTCAATGAAATGAGCCATAGTGAACGTCTTTCCAGAGCCAGTAACACCCAACAGCACTTGATCATGTTTTCCGCCCTGAAGACCAGCACGCAAAGCCTTAATGGCCTCAGGCTGATCACCTGCTGGTTGGAATTCAGATTGAAGTTGGAAAGTATTGTTTGTGCTATCCATGCGTTTTAAAACTAATTTTTCATACACCGCAGTTTAGCATAAGTATTTTCCAATTGACTGGAGTTTTTTACACTCTAGGAAAACCAAAACCTCAAATTATTAAAATAACAGCCACGACATGATAGCAAACAGAGGCAAAAGAATAAGACTCGACCATAAAAGATAACCGAAGAAGCTAGGCATGGAGATCTGGCGTGTTTCAGCAATGGATTTCACCATAAAGTTGGGAGCATTACCAATATAGGTCAGAGCTCCCATGAAAACAGCTCCGGCACTTATAGCGGTAAGTGTGGTACTCATTGGTCCCATGAGAGTTTGTGCATCACCTCCAGCTAAGTGGAAAAATACCAGGTAAGTTGGTGCATTATCAAGGAATCCAGACAGTACTCCCGTCATCCAAAAATACATATAATTTACAGGAGCTCCGTCAACTGTGACAAATTGCACAAGAGGGGCAAGTGCTCCTTCCTCGCCAATACCTAAGATAGCCAACACTGGCATAGCCGTTATAAAAATCGCAGCAAATATTTTGGCAACTTCTACAATGGGCAGCCACGTGAAATGATTAAGGTTTCGGATTTCGTATGAGGTGTGCACCAGAGAAATAAGAGCAAGCAAAAGCAACGTGATATCCCTTAGGAAATTTTGCAATTTTAAAGGAACCCCATAGATATCGATTGCAACCCCTGGATCCCATTTACCGCTGATAATCACAGCAGCCATGACTCCCAGTAGCAAAATGAAGTTGAGCCTGCCTCTAAAACGAAGTTTATCGTGGTTAGGTTTGGGAATATTGGTCGTATCTTCTTTGCTGAAGTGATAACGGTCAAGAACATAGAAAATCACAAGCACAGGAAGTGAGACGTATACAAAAGGGACAGCAAGATGAAAAAGAGGCCAAAAGAAATCAACGCCCAGCAAAAAACCGAGAAATAGTGGTGGATCTCCAAGAGCCGTTAAACAACCTCCAAGGTTGCAGACAAGAATGATAAAAAAGATCATCAAGTGTGTTTTATATGATCTCCAGGCATTAATCCGAATAAGGGGACGGATAAAAAGCATTGCTGCACCCGTTGTTCCAATCCAGCTTGCAACCAACGTTGCGGCCAGCAAAAGTACAGTGTTGACTTGAGGCGTACCGGTCCACTTGAGTTGAACACAAATGCCACCAGCAATGACGTATAGGGCCCCTGCAATGATGATGAAAGGGATGTATTCTAACAGATACACGTGCACGATTTCGTGCATTGTCAGGCTAACTCCATACAAGAGCGCCATGGGGATAATCACCAAAGCTGCCCAGCATAGGGCCACTTTGCCATCATTTTTATGCCAGAAATCAGGGGCAATGATCGGCATCAGAGCCAGAGACAGCAACATACCTACAAAGGGAAGGATCCAGACGATGCTCAGGCTATGGGCATTAATGCCATTGTTACTGGCAAAACAAGGGGTTGCAAAAAGCAAGGCAATTAGGGTAAAGAAAGGTATTTTTGTGTATTGGGTCATCAGGAGACTTCTTTTGGGTGAGACTTCGTCACAATTGGTTGAATCACTTTTTCGTAGGCCAAGTCAAGCCACGGCAAGAGGGTTTCAAGATCATCTTTTGCAACAGTTGGTCCTGTCCATATCCGAAGACTTGGACACGAGAATCGGTGATTGTTGATATCATAAGCTACTTTTTCTTCTGCAAGTAGCATTGTCAAGTCTTTGATTGCTTGCCATTGTTTGTTTTCATCGAGCTTGTAGAATTGTGGGTGTTGAATCTTGAGGCAGACCGAGGTTTTAGAGCGGTGTAGAGGATTTTCAGCAAGAAATGCCGCCCATTTAGAGCGTTCAACCCAGGAGTTAATGACTGTAAAATTGTCATCGATCTTCTTTTGCAGTGCCTTTTGTCCCCCAATTTTCTGCGCCCACTTTAAGGCATTGAGGAAATCTTCTATACAAAGCAATGAGATTGTATTAGGAGTTTGTCCTTGGAACATGCTTTG is part of the Pseudomonadota bacterium genome and encodes:
- a CDS encoding sodium:proton antiporter, encoding MTQYTKIPFFTLIALLFATPCFASNNGINAHSLSIVWILPFVGMLLSLALMPIIAPDFWHKNDGKVALCWAALVIIPMALLYGVSLTMHEIVHVYLLEYIPFIIIAGALYVIAGGICVQLKWTGTPQVNTVLLLAATLVASWIGTTGAAMLFIRPLIRINAWRSYKTHLMIFFIILVCNLGGCLTALGDPPLFLGFLLGVDFFWPLFHLAVPFVYVSLPVLVIFYVLDRYHFSKEDTTNIPKPNHDKLRFRGRLNFILLLGVMAAVIISGKWDPGVAIDIYGVPLKLQNFLRDITLLLLALISLVHTSYEIRNLNHFTWLPIVEVAKIFAAIFITAMPVLAILGIGEEGALAPLVQFVTVDGAPVNYMYFWMTGVLSGFLDNAPTYLVFFHLAGGDAQTLMGPMSTTLTAISAGAVFMGALTYIGNAPNFMVKSIAETRQISMPSFFGYLLWSSLILLPLFAIMSWLLF
- the uvrB gene encoding excinuclease ABC subunit UvrB is translated as MDSTNNTFQLQSEFQPAGDQPEAIKALRAGLQGGKHDQVLLGVTGSGKTFTMAHFIEQTKRPTLILAPNKTLAAQLYGEMKEFFPDNAVEYFVSYYDYYQPEAYVPRTDTFIEKEASINEQIDRMRHSATRALLERSDVIIIASVSCIYGIGSLENYAEMVIPLRAEQTLDPGHLTKQLVTLQYTRNDIDFHRGTFRLRGDTLDLFPSHYEDRAWRLSFFGNELESIQEIDPLTGKKTGDLNEIKVFANSHYVTPHPTLQQAIKQIRAELKLRLDELVTQNRLLEAQRLQQRITFDLEMIQATGACPGIENYSRYLTGRAPGEAPPTLFEYLPKDALLIVDESHVAVPQLGAMYKGDAARKSTLAEYGFRLPSCADNRPLKFEEWEQMRPHTLFVSATPGPWELEKTSGDFIEQVIRPTGLIDPVCIVRPTKHQVDDLIDECLQCAKKNQRVLVTTLTKRMAEALTEYLQEAGLKVQYIHSDVHTLERIKIIRDLRRGTYDVLVGINLLREGLDIPECSLVAILDADKEGFLRSKTSLIQTIGRAARNVEGRAILYADTITQSIQKSLEETQRRREKQQAYNTAHGITPETICKSIKDILQSVYEKDYATVSRRMQSKIPEGMSAKDYKKQLEKQMLEAAANLEFEEAAQLRDELYELETQELGL